Genomic DNA from Amycolatopsis alba DSM 44262:
GTGGAAGAACTTCGGCGGCGGCAACGAGCTGCAGGTCTTCGCCGGAGAGGAAACGCTGATGGACGTCGCGTTCCTGGGACAGGGCTTGGACCGCGCGAAATCCGTTTGCCGGCTGAAGGTGTCCCACGGCCGGTCCGGCTGCCATGGCACCGGCTTCCGGATCGGCCCGGCCACCGTGCTGACGAGCCACCACGTGCTGCACGACTGGCGTACCAGCGACCGGCCCGCGATCGCCGTACAGGCGGAATTCCACTACGAGCTGGACCTCACCGGAGCGCTGCGGGCATCGACCGTGATCCCGTGCGATCCCGCGTCGATCGCCGGAGACCAGGCTCACGACTTCGCGGTGATCACCACCTCCGCGCCGCTGCCGGAGGACGTGCCGATCGTGCCCCTCCCCGCGGTCACCGACGTCAAGGAGGACGATCGGGTCTACATCATCCAGCATCCGCGGGGCCTGCCGAAGAAGATCGCGCTGCACCACAACCTCGTGCGCCACGTCGACGAGGACGTGGTGCAGTACTGGACCGACACCGAAACCGGTTCGTCGGGCTCTCCGGTGTTCGACCGGCACTGGCGCGTCGTCGCGCTGCACCACCAATGGGTGAGGTCGACGGCCGAGGACGGCGTCGCTTACCGCAATCAGGGACGGGCCATCGGCCGCATCGTCGAACGACTTCGCGCACTCGGCCTGGCCCCGGACCAGGAGTGACATGGTCCGATGGATCCTTTTCCCCGATTGGGGAGACAACACGGCACGCCTGTTGCACGACACCCTCAACAAGGCGTTCTATCTGCGTGAAGACCTGATCGAGCTCTACTGCGGCGCCGGTCTGCCGCCGCATGAGATCGACTGGAACCAGCCGGCGGCCCAGCTGTGGCCGACCATCACGCGTGACACCGCCGACGCAGGCAGGCTGGAGAACCTCATCCTGCTGGTCCGGCACCGGTGCCCGGCCGTCGCGCCGGATCTGGACGTCGTCCTGTCCGCGCACAACACCGACATCTCCTGGTATTCGGCGAGGGAACGGCATCTGTCACTGCTGCTGGGCCCTGGCTGCCAGCGAGCCCTCCTCGACCGGCGGGAACTGCGCGCGCATCTGGTGGATCTGGTCAAACGGCAGTTTCCCGTGCTCACCATCACGGGCGAGCCCGGCAGCGGGAAGTCCTACAGCCGCCACCTCATCCAGCACATGGCCGGCGATCCCGTCCTCGACTGCGAGTTCAAGATCATCAACGTCGAGGACGACTTCTACGACCACGTCGGCGCGACCGATTTCATGACGACCCTGGCGGCCAGGCTGGGACTGCCCACCCGGTTCGACGTCGACGAGCACACCGAGCAGGCCCGCACGGTGCGCGAGCTCGTGGACCTCTTCGTCGGCCGGTTCACCACCTTGCCGGGCAGATTGCGCTGGATCTTCATCGACGGCCTCGACCGCCCGCAGGTCGCGCCGGGTGTGCACATGGTCGTCGCGCAGCTGGCGAAGGAGGTCGAGGCCGGGCAGCTCCCCGATACCAGGCTCATCGTGACCGGCCATCCGGGTGACTTCGCCCCGGCCGTGCTGGAGGTGCTCCGGCACGAGGAACTGACCGGGGTCACCACCTCGCATCTTCACGGGTTCTTCCGCGGGCTCGCGGAGCACGTGGGCAAGCCTCTCTCGGACGAAGCGCTGGAAGACCTCGTCGACCAGGTGCTCGCCGAGGCCGCCCTCGACGATCTCCAGGTCCTCGGGCGAGCCGCGTGCCGCGCCGCGCACCTGCATTTCACCCCGGCCGGTGCGCGATGACCACGACTTCGCCGCCCGGCATGCGCGAACTGCGGTTACGCGCCACGTTGCTTTCGCACTACGAACTTCCGTGGCTGGGGGTCGGCGCCGAACTCACCGAGACGATCGGCCCGACGCTGTTCCCGGATTCGACCAGGGTCCGGACCGGCGACGGGCAGCGGCATTGGCGTCTCAATGACACAGTGCGCCGGTCGCTCGTCCTTCAGGCGGACTTCGCCGAACTGCGCGCCGCCTGGGCGAGGATCCCGCGACGGCCCGCCGACGACCGGCAATGGGCGATCGACCAGTACATCGGCGCCGGTACCCCGGTCGACCTGGATTCGCTGAGCCTGCCCCGGCTCCGCGCGGTCGCCTGGCTGGCCCGCTGGCTGGGCGGGGTCGCCGAACATCTGCCCGCCGGCGACGAACTGGCGAAAGAGCTCGGCATCGGCGAGCTGCTCGAACCGTTCCGCGCGCTCGCCGGTGATCACTTCGTCGGCCGCGGCGACGTGCTGGGCGAACTCGAAAACCGGTTCCGTGAGCCGAGGGCGCCCGTGCTCATCCACGGTCTCGGCGGGATCGGGAAATCCGCGGTCGCGGTCCGGCACCTGCTGGATCTCGCGGGCCGGCGGCGGGCACTGGTCGGCTATCTGAACTTCGACCACAGCGCGATCGACCCGGCGGAACCGGTCAGCCTGATCGCGGCGATCGCCCGCCAGGTGACCGTGCAGATCGACGGACCGGCCGGACCCAACGCCGCCGCCAGGCTGGCCACGGAATGCCACGAACGGCTGCGCGCGGGAAATCGCGCCCTCGAGGCCCCGAGCGCGGGCAGCGCCGCCAGGGTCCCCCACGACGACCTGCTCGACGAGCTGGCCAAGGCTGTCGACGGCGACCGTCTGCTCCTCGTGTTCGACACCTTCGAAGAGGTGCAACGCCGCGACCGGCCCATTCAGCGCCGGTTCTCGGAGTTCCTCGCCGAGCTGTCCCGCCGTCTCGACCAGCCGTCCGTGATCCTCGCGGGCCGGTCACCCGCTCCCGAGCTCGGTCTCGACGAGATCCGGCTGACCGGTCTCGATCGCGGCGAAGCCGTCGACCTGCTGCTGAAGCTCCTGCCCGCGCATCCGCCGTCGGACGCGCGCAGGATCGTCGATCTGGTCGGCACCAGCCCGCTCGCGCTGCACCTGGCGGCGGGTGTGCTGCGCAAGGCCCCGCTGGACGAGGCGTTGCAGGACATCGCCGTGCACCGGGGGACGATCGAAGGTGAGCTGTACCGGCGGCTGCTCGGGCACATCCAGGACCCCGACGTCCGCCGGATCGCCCATCCGGGCCTGACCTTGCGCCGGGTCACTCCCGAGCTGATCCAGGACGTCCTCGCGAAGCCGTGCCTCGTCGACGTACCGGACGCCGGACGTGCCTGCTCCCTGTTCGACGGCCTGGCGCGCGAAGCGATGCTGGTGACGCGGACACCCGACGGGCAGGCGGTGGTCCACCGCACCGACGTGCGGCAGACCATGCTGCGCAGGCTGGCCGCGGACGAAACCGTCGTGGCGAAACGGATCCACCGAGCCGCCGTGCGGTACTACAACGGCCGCGGCGGGGTCGTCGCCCGTGCGGAGGAGATCTACCACCGCCTGATGCTCGGCCAACGGCGGGAAACCCTCGACACGCGATGGGACGACTCCGTCCTGGCTCATCTCCTGCCGTCACTGGACGACCTCCCGCCCGCGTCCAAGGCGTACCTGGCCGCGAAATCCCCGACGCTGTCGGTCTCCGACGAGGACCTCCGGCAGGCCGACATCGAGGTCGGGAGACGGCTGGTCATCCGCCGGGCCGCGGAGCTCGTCAGCGCGGGCGACGGCACAGAAGCGCTACGGGAACTCGACGACCATGTCTCCCGGACCTCCGACCGGTCCCCTGCGCTGAGCGGGCTGAGGGTGCAGGCACTGGAGCTTCTCGGCCGCTTCGAAGAGGCGCTGTCCGTCGCCGTCGAGGAACGCAAACACCTGGCACACGCCGGAGCGATGCAGGACTTCGTCGTCTTCACCCTGCACAGGGCGCGGATGGACGAGCGGCTCGGCAACGCCGCCGCCGCGAAGCCCTATCTGACCGAAACGCTCACCCAATGCCGTCGCCTGCCGCCGACACCTCAGCATCTGCTCGGCAGGGTCGGGCTCATCGTGTGCCTGCTCCGGCTACGGCGGTACGGGCTGCCGCTCGGCGACGGTCTGGTCGAAGAGCTGAGCGCGGAAGCCGTGGAGGTCGCCGATCGGCTGCCGATCAAGGAGATCAGCACCGTTCCCGGCCTCTTGCGGGATCTCGCGGCCGAGCTGGGGGAACGGTCACCCCGGCTGCTCGATGCGGCGCTTCGCCGGGTCGGCCTCGCGGGCACGGAAACCGAGCTCGCCGAATTCGCCATGGTGGAGCTGACCGCCCGCGGCAGGCTCCAGCTGGGCTCGCAGGTCTCGAAACTGCTCGGCGAACAGGACGACGCGACGGCACGCGAAATCGTCGAGTCGTACCAGTCCGAGGCGGAATCCGCCTTGTACCGGGATCACCAGTCCGAAGCCACCGCCTCCCCGCACTCCACGCTTCCGGTCGGCGGGCAGGCCGCGGCGCTCGAAGCCGAACTGGCGAGAAACCATCACCGATCGGGACGGCCCGCCGAAGCACTTCCGCACTACGACCGCGCGATCGGCCAAGGCGGGCAGATCGCGCCGCTCCTGCTCGACCGGGGCCGCGCTCATCTGGCGCTCGACAACGTTGCGGCGGCGGAGCGCGATCTGTCCGGCAGCCTGCACCTGACATACGAACAGGGCCAGCCGCTGCTGGAGGCACATGTCCACCGGAGTATGGGCATCCTGGCGAGGCGGACCGGCGACATCGCGAAAGCGTTGCGGCACTACGAACTCTGCCTCCGCCTGTACGCCGTGGAGGCGCCCTACCTGGTCCCCGCGACGCAGCTCGATCAAGCGAGGGCCCTGCTCGACGCCGGGCTGTCCGGTGAGGCCGACGCCGTCCTGGAGGAGGCCCTGCCCGCGTTGCGGAGGCAGAGCTCGGGACACGAACTGGCACAGGCCGAACTCATCGGCGCCGCCACGAAACTCCTGGAGGACGATCCGGAGCAGGCCAGGCGGCTCGCCGCTTCGGCGCAACGGCGCTTCGCCCGGCGGCGAGAGGCGGGCTGGGTCGAAATCGCCAGGCTGATGCGGATGCGGGTGGACACGGCCCTCGTCCTGGCAGGTACGCCGTCGAGGTCCGCGTCGGCCGCCAAAGCCGCCGCCCTCGCCGACAGGCTGAAGGGGCACGGCCTCGCGGAGGAGTCCGCGACCGCGATGCTGCTGGGCGTCCGGCTCGCCATCCACAAAGGACAGATCGACATCGCCGAGACCTTGCTGGGCCGTGTTCGCCGTCCTGGCAAGAATTCCACGATCGACCGGCGGATGCTCTGGCGCCTGGCCCGCACCGAGCTCGCGGCCGTCACGGACACCAGGCAAGCCATCGCCGAAGCGCGGCGCGGCCTGACCGAACTCAGCACCATCAGGGATCACGAAGGCGGTCTGGACGTGGTGTCCGGCGCCGCCGCGCACGGCCGCGAACTCGGCGAACTGGCGGTCGGGCTCGCCCTGCGGCACGGCGAGCCACGGACCCTGCTCCGGGTCCTGGAACAGACCAAAGCACAGGTCTACCGGTATCGTCCGCTGCCGAACCTCGATGATCCGGACTTGCACGGCAAGGTGAAGGAGATGCGGTCCCTGGCGCGGACGCTGCACGCGGCGCGACAGGAAGGGAAACCGGCCACCAAGGTGGCCACCAGGCTTTCCCTTCTGCAGCAGGACATCACGCGGCTCTCGCGGTATTCGAGCCCCTGGGGCAGGCCCCGCCCGACAGCCGACATCGCGAGCGTCACCGATCGGCTCGGAGATCGCGCCTTTGTCAGCTTCGCCCGCTTCGGCGAGACCCTCTCCGCCGTCGTCGTGGCCGGCGGTGAAACCAGGCTCGTCGAACTGGGCGCCGCGTCCGAAGTGGACGAACAGGCGCGGATGCTGCATGCCGACCTCGACGCGCTGGCGCCGGACGGTCTCCCCCGGCCGCTCGCCGACGTCATCGGCGAATCGGCTTCGCGACGCGCGGATCAGCTGGACAAGGGGCTGCTGGCGCCGATCGCCCGGATGATCGGCGACCGGGAACTGGTCATCGTGCCGACCGGCAGCCTGTACGCGGTGCACTGGGGGGCGCTCCCGTCACTGGCAGGCGTCCCGGTCACCGTCGCACCGTCGGCGACCGCCTGGCTGGCCGCCGAAGACGTCGCCGCCCGGCCGGGTAGCGGGTCGATCGTGCTGGCAGCCGGTCCGGGACTCGGCACGGCGATGGGAGAACTCAAGGACCTCCGCGTCATGCACCCCCGTGCGC
This window encodes:
- a CDS encoding CHAT domain-containing protein, with protein sequence MTTTSPPGMRELRLRATLLSHYELPWLGVGAELTETIGPTLFPDSTRVRTGDGQRHWRLNDTVRRSLVLQADFAELRAAWARIPRRPADDRQWAIDQYIGAGTPVDLDSLSLPRLRAVAWLARWLGGVAEHLPAGDELAKELGIGELLEPFRALAGDHFVGRGDVLGELENRFREPRAPVLIHGLGGIGKSAVAVRHLLDLAGRRRALVGYLNFDHSAIDPAEPVSLIAAIARQVTVQIDGPAGPNAAARLATECHERLRAGNRALEAPSAGSAARVPHDDLLDELAKAVDGDRLLLVFDTFEEVQRRDRPIQRRFSEFLAELSRRLDQPSVILAGRSPAPELGLDEIRLTGLDRGEAVDLLLKLLPAHPPSDARRIVDLVGTSPLALHLAAGVLRKAPLDEALQDIAVHRGTIEGELYRRLLGHIQDPDVRRIAHPGLTLRRVTPELIQDVLAKPCLVDVPDAGRACSLFDGLAREAMLVTRTPDGQAVVHRTDVRQTMLRRLAADETVVAKRIHRAAVRYYNGRGGVVARAEEIYHRLMLGQRRETLDTRWDDSVLAHLLPSLDDLPPASKAYLAAKSPTLSVSDEDLRQADIEVGRRLVIRRAAELVSAGDGTEALRELDDHVSRTSDRSPALSGLRVQALELLGRFEEALSVAVEERKHLAHAGAMQDFVVFTLHRARMDERLGNAAAAKPYLTETLTQCRRLPPTPQHLLGRVGLIVCLLRLRRYGLPLGDGLVEELSAEAVEVADRLPIKEISTVPGLLRDLAAELGERSPRLLDAALRRVGLAGTETELAEFAMVELTARGRLQLGSQVSKLLGEQDDATAREIVESYQSEAESALYRDHQSEATASPHSTLPVGGQAAALEAELARNHHRSGRPAEALPHYDRAIGQGGQIAPLLLDRGRAHLALDNVAAAERDLSGSLHLTYEQGQPLLEAHVHRSMGILARRTGDIAKALRHYELCLRLYAVEAPYLVPATQLDQARALLDAGLSGEADAVLEEALPALRRQSSGHELAQAELIGAATKLLEDDPEQARRLAASAQRRFARRREAGWVEIARLMRMRVDTALVLAGTPSRSASAAKAAALADRLKGHGLAEESATAMLLGVRLAIHKGQIDIAETLLGRVRRPGKNSTIDRRMLWRLARTELAAVTDTRQAIAEARRGLTELSTIRDHEGGLDVVSGAAAHGRELGELAVGLALRHGEPRTLLRVLEQTKAQVYRYRPLPNLDDPDLHGKVKEMRSLARTLHAARQEGKPATKVATRLSLLQQDITRLSRYSSPWGRPRPTADIASVTDRLGDRAFVSFARFGETLSAVVVAGGETRLVELGAASEVDEQARMLHADLDALAPDGLPRPLADVIGESASRRADQLDKGLLAPIARMIGDRELVIVPTGSLYAVHWGALPSLAGVPVTVAPSATAWLAAEDVAARPGSGSIVLAAGPGLGTAMGELKDLRVMHPRARTLTGPAATVMGVLNSLDGAELAHVAALGQHVPDNALFSRLELVDGPLYAHELANLRRPPRQVVLASSELALARIRPGDEALGFAGALLASGSATIVGAVSRVGERAAASVSVELHDALRRGLSMATALAEVVGRDPLRRPFICLGSGGAPPHRQ
- a CDS encoding trypsin-like peptidase domain-containing protein, whose amino-acid sequence is MTPIPDSFPLDWTDSRLQELRNTLSAAIYREREIEVVAIGAGVPPGRIRWGQQADHLWFDVLNEAAAHVRVKQLLADVGERQPALAARIGELSAAAPLLTARIPDDHPPALSPDDVRWKNFGGGNELQVFAGEETLMDVAFLGQGLDRAKSVCRLKVSHGRSGCHGTGFRIGPATVLTSHHVLHDWRTSDRPAIAVQAEFHYELDLTGALRASTVIPCDPASIAGDQAHDFAVITTSAPLPEDVPIVPLPAVTDVKEDDRVYIIQHPRGLPKKIALHHNLVRHVDEDVVQYWTDTETGSSGSPVFDRHWRVVALHHQWVRSTAEDGVAYRNQGRAIGRIVERLRALGLAPDQE